One window of the Mycobacterium sp. SVM_VP21 genome contains the following:
- a CDS encoding Na+/H+ antiporter, translating to MNAALLGPLVAAVLVAAIARHRRLSAPLVLVITGLLVGLIPAVPEIVLRPELVLFVILPPLLWSAGLESSVISMRRNRRGIILLAVGLPLATTVAVGVVAYYTVPELTLAAALTLGAIVAPPDAVSATAVGRRVGLPRPIMTLLGGESLLNDATALTVYKVSLAAAIGVATGWGTGLLTFALAAVGGVAVGVAFGAVIVVIRARLTDPVVESAVGLLAPFVIYLAAEEIHGSGVLAVVVAALILGQRFTRAHYATRLQDQAVWRAVQLVLESLAFLLIGLQLPAVVANLHGVRFSTLIVASLAVFGTLLAVRAVWVVTFAYAPRILSEKVRQREAAPTPGQVFVLAWAGMRGVVSLAAAFGVPRTTLSGEPFPGRPQLVFLTFVVVVGTLLLHGLTLPWVIRRLGVPTNQDHADAIAAAAAQDKAALAAAQRLDEVLASTEPSPASERAADALRGLNTRRRNAARERLRRFDPAHDDSDETTAAAFRRLRLEMLAAERAALIHERDIGRIDDQVLRAVLHRLDLEEATLNLD from the coding sequence GTGAACGCCGCACTGTTAGGTCCTCTGGTGGCCGCGGTGCTGGTCGCGGCCATCGCGCGGCATCGCAGACTGTCCGCGCCCCTGGTATTGGTGATTACCGGCCTGCTGGTCGGACTGATCCCGGCGGTACCGGAGATCGTCCTGCGGCCCGAACTGGTGCTGTTCGTGATCCTGCCGCCCTTGCTGTGGTCGGCCGGTTTGGAAAGCTCCGTGATAAGCATGCGCCGCAACCGGCGCGGAATCATCCTGTTGGCCGTCGGACTGCCGCTGGCCACCACCGTCGCCGTCGGAGTGGTCGCTTACTACACCGTGCCGGAGCTGACCCTGGCGGCGGCGCTGACCCTGGGCGCGATCGTGGCGCCGCCGGACGCGGTGTCGGCGACTGCCGTCGGCCGCCGCGTCGGGTTGCCGCGTCCGATCATGACGCTGCTGGGCGGCGAGAGCCTGCTCAACGATGCGACCGCGCTGACCGTCTACAAGGTGTCGCTGGCCGCGGCGATCGGCGTGGCCACCGGCTGGGGCACGGGCCTGCTGACCTTCGCGCTGGCCGCCGTCGGCGGCGTGGCGGTCGGGGTGGCGTTCGGCGCCGTCATCGTGGTGATCCGGGCCCGACTGACCGATCCGGTGGTGGAAAGCGCGGTCGGGCTGCTGGCCCCGTTCGTGATCTATCTGGCGGCCGAGGAGATCCACGGTTCCGGGGTGCTCGCGGTGGTGGTTGCCGCGCTGATCCTCGGGCAGCGCTTCACCCGCGCCCACTACGCCACCCGGCTGCAGGACCAGGCCGTCTGGCGCGCCGTGCAACTGGTGCTGGAGTCACTGGCGTTTCTGCTGATCGGGCTGCAGCTACCCGCCGTGGTGGCGAACCTGCATGGTGTGCGTTTCTCGACGTTGATCGTGGCATCGTTGGCGGTGTTCGGAACGCTGCTGGCGGTGCGAGCGGTGTGGGTGGTGACCTTCGCCTACGCGCCCCGAATCCTGTCGGAGAAGGTCCGGCAACGGGAAGCCGCGCCGACCCCGGGTCAGGTTTTCGTGCTGGCTTGGGCCGGTATGCGCGGTGTGGTGTCGCTGGCGGCCGCGTTCGGTGTGCCGCGCACGACACTGTCCGGGGAACCGTTCCCGGGGCGTCCGCAGCTGGTGTTCTTGACCTTCGTGGTGGTGGTCGGAACCCTGCTGCTGCACGGGCTCACGCTGCCCTGGGTGATCCGCCGGCTGGGCGTGCCCACCAACCAGGACCACGCCGATGCGATCGCCGCGGCCGCCGCGCAAGACAAGGCGGCGCTGGCCGCTGCCCAGCGGCTCGACGAAGTCCTCGCCTCGACGGAGCCGTCACCGGCCAGCGAGCGCGCCGCCGACGCTTTGCGCGGCCTGAACACCCGGCGGCGCAATGCGGCCCGGGAACGGCTGCGCCGCTTTGACCCCGCCCACGACGACAGCGACGAGACGACCGCCGCGGCGTTTCGCCGGCTTCGGCTGGAGATGCTGGCCGCCGAGCGGGCGGCGCTGATCCATGAACGTGACATCGGCCGCATCGACGACCAGGTGCTGCGGGCGGTGCTACACCGGCTCGATCTGGAAGAGGCGACGCTGAATCTGGATTAG
- a CDS encoding DoxX family protein, protein MSVLTSPKTYTGLAAFQAADAVLCAIPVPYIAKALDTVQVPQEIRPVLPIVKVASAIGLLSAQRFPGLARLTTAALTLYFVLAVGAHVRVRDSIANTVPAASFLALFASMTIKGPRPSS, encoded by the coding sequence ATGAGTGTGCTGACGTCACCGAAGACCTATACGGGGCTGGCCGCCTTCCAGGCCGCCGACGCGGTGTTGTGCGCCATCCCTGTGCCCTACATCGCCAAAGCCCTCGACACCGTGCAGGTCCCGCAAGAGATCAGGCCGGTCCTGCCGATCGTCAAAGTCGCCTCGGCAATAGGCCTGTTGTCGGCGCAGCGGTTTCCTGGATTGGCACGGCTGACCACCGCGGCATTGACGCTGTATTTCGTGCTGGCGGTCGGCGCGCACGTCCGGGTCCGCGACAGCATCGCCAACACCGTGCCAGCCGCGTCATTTCTGGCCCTGTTCGCGTCGATGACGATCAAGGGCCCGCGCCCCAGCAGTTAG
- a CDS encoding PaaI family thioesterase encodes MSEETPEAVDPDYASHGGFPDYAVVDPSPGFARFVTTMRRLQDLAVSTDPDDATWDDAADRVEALVGLLEKFPASQAVAPAGRAPSLPGMGSLLLPPWRVSRFEPDGVSMTGSFSRFHVGGNSAVHGGVLPLLFDWMFGMVVHAANRPISRTAFLHVDYRKVTPIDTPLLVHARIERAEGRKAFIGAELTDTDGTVLAEAQGLMVRLLPGQP; translated from the coding sequence GTGAGCGAGGAAACGCCGGAGGCCGTCGATCCCGACTACGCCAGCCATGGTGGATTCCCGGACTACGCGGTCGTCGACCCGAGCCCGGGCTTCGCGCGGTTCGTCACCACCATGCGGCGCTTGCAGGACCTGGCGGTGTCGACCGACCCCGACGACGCCACCTGGGACGACGCCGCCGATCGCGTCGAAGCGCTGGTGGGGTTGCTGGAGAAGTTCCCGGCGTCGCAGGCTGTCGCCCCGGCCGGGCGGGCGCCGTCACTGCCGGGCATGGGCAGTCTGCTGCTACCGCCGTGGCGGGTCAGCCGGTTCGAGCCCGACGGCGTCTCGATGACCGGGTCGTTCAGCCGGTTCCATGTGGGCGGCAACTCCGCGGTGCACGGCGGAGTGTTGCCGCTGCTGTTCGACTGGATGTTCGGGATGGTGGTGCATGCGGCGAACCGCCCGATCAGTCGCACGGCGTTCCTGCACGTCGACTACCGCAAGGTCACCCCGATCGACACCCCGCTGCTGGTGCATGCCCGGATCGAGAGGGCCGAGGGGCGTAAGGCGTTCATCGGCGCCGAACTCACCGACACCGACGGCACCGTGTTGGCCGAGGCGCAGGGCCTGATGGTGCGGCTGCTGCCGGGGCAGCCCTAA
- a CDS encoding adenylosuccinate synthase encodes MPAIVVIGAQWGDEGKGKATDLLGERVQWVVRYQGGNNAGHTVVLPTGENFALHLIPSGVLSPHVTNVIGNGVVVDPGVLLDELAGLERRDVDTSRLLISADAHLLMPYHVAIDKVTERYMGSKKIGTTGRGIGPCYQDKIARIGIRVADVLDHDSLAQKIEAALDFKNQVLVKIYNRKALEPQQVLEDLLEQAEGFKHRIADTGLLLGAALDRGENVLLEGSQGTLLDVDHGTYPYVTSSNPTAGGAAVGSGVGPTRITTVLGILKAYTTRVGSGPFPTELFDANGEYLSKTGGEVGVTTGRQRRCGWFDAVIARYATRVNGITDYFLTKLDVLSSLETVPVCVGYTVDGKRTDELPMTQEEFARAEPVYEELPGWWEDISGARTFEELPANARDYVSRLEEIAGAQVSCIGVGPGREQTIVRRDVVRGGA; translated from the coding sequence ATGCCGGCAATCGTCGTCATCGGCGCCCAGTGGGGCGACGAGGGCAAAGGTAAAGCGACCGACCTACTCGGCGAACGAGTTCAGTGGGTGGTGCGCTACCAGGGTGGCAACAACGCCGGCCACACGGTGGTTCTACCCACCGGGGAGAACTTCGCGTTGCACCTGATCCCGTCGGGGGTCCTATCGCCGCATGTCACCAACGTCATCGGCAACGGTGTGGTGGTCGATCCGGGGGTGCTGCTCGACGAGCTGGCGGGCCTGGAACGCCGTGACGTGGACACCTCGCGGCTGCTGATCTCCGCCGACGCGCACCTGCTGATGCCTTATCACGTCGCCATCGACAAGGTGACCGAGCGCTATATGGGCAGCAAGAAGATCGGCACCACCGGACGCGGCATCGGGCCCTGCTACCAGGACAAGATCGCCCGGATCGGGATCCGGGTCGCCGACGTGCTCGACCATGACTCGCTGGCCCAGAAGATCGAGGCCGCCCTGGACTTCAAGAACCAGGTGCTGGTCAAGATCTACAACCGCAAGGCCCTGGAGCCGCAACAGGTTCTCGAAGATCTGCTGGAGCAGGCCGAGGGCTTCAAGCACCGCATCGCCGACACCGGGCTGCTGCTGGGTGCTGCGCTGGACCGCGGTGAGAACGTGCTGCTGGAAGGCTCGCAGGGCACCCTGCTCGACGTCGACCACGGCACCTACCCGTACGTGACGTCGAGCAACCCGACCGCGGGCGGCGCGGCCGTGGGCTCCGGTGTCGGTCCGACCCGCATCACCACGGTGCTGGGCATCCTGAAGGCCTACACCACCCGGGTCGGTTCGGGGCCGTTCCCCACCGAACTGTTCGACGCCAACGGCGAGTACCTGTCCAAGACCGGCGGCGAGGTCGGGGTGACCACCGGGCGCCAGCGGCGGTGCGGCTGGTTCGACGCGGTGATCGCCCGCTACGCCACCCGGGTCAACGGCATCACCGACTACTTCCTGACCAAGCTCGACGTGCTCTCCAGTCTGGAGACCGTGCCGGTCTGCGTCGGCTACACCGTCGACGGCAAACGCACCGACGAGTTGCCGATGACCCAGGAAGAGTTCGCCCGTGCCGAGCCGGTCTACGAGGAACTGCCGGGCTGGTGGGAGGACATCTCAGGCGCCCGCACGTTCGAGGAGCTGCCGGCCAACGCCCGCGACTACGTCTCGCGGTTGGAAGAGATCGCCGGCGCGCAGGTCTCGTGCATCGGCGTCGGCCCCGGACGGGAGCAGACCATTGTGCGACGCGACGTCGTGAGGGGCGGCGCGTGA